A segment of the Chitinophagaceae bacterium genome:
GCACTTTTTTAGGGTTGAGTATCTGGGCTGATGTTTGGGTGCTGCTTATTGCAATGAATAAAAGAGAAACGGCTATAAATCTAATTTTCATACACTAAGAATTAAGTGAAGGAGTAATTGAAATATCTTTTAACGCTGTGTAATTATTTATGGAAAGGGTGGTAAGTTTTATTCCATTTAAATATAAACTATGGTATCAGCAATAAACAATGATGCTGAATCGAACTGCTGATGATTTGTATCAGGATTAACCATCGCTTTATCTACTTTTGTTAAAACCTTTTCCATGCTGCCAAGATTAATTATCATGATACTCCTGGTACAGGGTATTGCTTTTCATCTCACTGCTAAAAACAATTCTGTTCGGCAAAAACCTTTACGGATTGGAGTAATTGGGTTGGTACATACCCATGTACACTGGATACTTGGCCGGGAAAACAGGGGAGATGTAGAAATTGTGGGGATTGCTGAACCCAACCGGAAATTAGCTGAAGCGTATTCAAAACAGCATGGGTACAGCATGGGGTTGGTGTTCAGTTCAATGGAAGAGATGATTGAAAAAACAAAGCCAGATGCTGTACTTGCTTTTAATACCATTTATGATCATTTAAAAGTGGTGGAGTATTGTGCTCCACGTGGTATTCATGTAATGGTGGAAAAGCCACTGGCTGTAAACATGAATCATGCAGAAAAAATGCTTTCACTTGCTACGAAGTACAAGATTCATTTACTCACCAATTATGAAACAAGCTGGTATGGAAGTAATGCCCGGGCATATGAGATCGTGCATGAAAAACAGCAGATCGGCGATATTGTGAAGATTGTTTTTCATACCGGTCATCCCGGGCCAATTGAAATTGGCTGCAATCCTGAATTTCTTGAATGGCTGACTGACCCTGTTTTAAATGGAGGAGGAGCATTAACTGATTTTGGATGTTATGGAGCCAACATCAGCACCTAGATGATGAAAGGCGAAACCCCTGAAACAGTAACAGCCATTACACAGCAGATGAAACCTGGTCTTTATCCAAAAGTGGAAGATGAAGCAACTATCCTATTAACGTATAAAAAAGCACAGGTTATTATACAGGCATCATGGAACTGGCCCTACAGCCGTAAAGACATGGAAGTATATGGAAAAACCGGTTTTGTGTTTTGTAAAGATGGTACGAACATGCTTTGGAAAGAAAATGAAAAGAAAGAAACGCAAACTTTAGTAGCAGGTAAATTACCAGAAGACAGGAATGATCCTTTTGTATATTTTGCCAATGTGATTAATGGAAAAATAAAGGTTGACAATTATGATCTTTCATCGCCAATGAACAATGAAATTGTGATGAAGATACTGGAGGCTGCAAAGCTTTCTGCAAAAACAGGTAAAACAGTTGTGTGGAACCGGTATTTTAGATAATAATGAACCATGAAAAAAATAATTAGCGTTATTCTGTTGCTTACTGCTGTAAAAATTTTACCTGCACAACAAATGAAACCTGCAACATCAGGTAACCCAATTGTAAAAGGCTGGTATGCCGATCCTGAAGCGGCAGTGTTTGGGAAACAATACTGGATCTATCCAACGTATTCTGCTGCGTATGAAGAACAGGTTTTCTTTGATGCATTTTCTTCAACTGATCTTGTTCATTGGAAAAAACACAGCCGCATTGTTGATACGTCTTCCATCAAATGGGCAAAGCGTGCAGTATGGGCACCGGCAATCATCAAAAAGGATAGAAAGTATTTTTTGTTTTTTGCTGCCAATGATATTCAAAACAACAATGAGTATGGTGGAATTGGTGTAGCAGTTTCAGATAAACCTGAAGGCCCATTCCGTGATTACCTGGGCAAACCATTGATTGATAAATTTCACAATGGAGCACAGCCAATTGATCAGTTTGTATTTAAAGATAAAGACGGGAAATATTATATCATCTATGGGGGATGGAAGCATTGCAATATTGCAAGACTGAAAGATGATTTCACCGGTTTTATTCCGTTTGAAGATGGAACAGTGTTTAAAGAAATTACTCCTGATAATTATGTGGAAGGCCCCATCATGTTTATCCGTAAAAATAAGTATTATTTTATGTGGAGTGAAGGAGGCTGGGGTGGGCCCAATTATTCAGTTGCCTATGCAATTGCTGATTCACCTTTCGGGCCTTTTCAGCGCATTGATAAAATTCTGCAGCAGGATTCTGCAGTTGCAACAGGAGCCGGGCATCATTCCGTAATACATAATCCGAAAGATAACAGCTGGTATATTGTTTATCACAGAAGACCATTGGGAGAAACACACCACAATCACAGGGCAACCTGTATTGACAGAATGTATTTTGATGAAAAAGGATTCATCAAACCGGTTAAGATCAGTTTTGAAGGAGTGGGCAGAAATACATTAAAATAGAAAATGGTTTCCGGGAGGAAACCATTTTTATCATATTCAATTTAAACCCGGGAACAATCTGACAAGTGTTCCATTATTTTAAGAAGGCTATCCTCAATTCTTCTGTTTGTTCGTCGTTAATAGGCACCATTTGTCCCAATGAAGATGCCATCACAATTGATTTGGCGCTGAATTCTGCCACTTCTAAATAATCAAAAGTCTGCAACAGTTTATCACCTACAACTACCACACATTCATTTTGAATTAAGACCGCAGGCTTTTCTCTTGAAATACATTTTGCAACTTCATTCGATCCATTATCCTGTGCACCGAATTTTAACTGCGGCATGTCTTTCAAAAGATCCAGCTTTCAGGAATGGTTCTTACATTAATTTCAACACCTGTAACAGCAAAAGCTATGAGATACGGTGACTGAGCAAGGATGATTGCATTTACTTCAGGGTGAAGTGCATAAATCTGCTGGTGCAGAAAAGCTGTAAGGCTTGGATGTTTTCCCGGTTCCCGTTTGCCATCTTTTATCTGAACAATATCTTCTGCTTTTAAATCCCATCTTGGAACACCGTTTGGAGTAATTAAAAAATCATTTCCCTGCCACCTTGCAGAAACTGTTCCGTATGAACTTTTCATTAATCCATGCTGACAGGCCCTATTAACAATCTGGCAAATTTCCAGTCTCTTTTCTCTTTCCAGGCTTGGGTAAAAAACTTCTTTCATCTCCGGAAATTCAAGACGCATATGTGTGTTGTGTTCAGCAATCATAGCTTCTGTTAAAAAGCGTGGCTTGCCGATCTGGCTTCCATAGATCTGTGTTCTTGCACAAAATTCCAGTGTTTCAAAACGCTGGAAGGCATCTGATAAATCGGATCCGCCAACAACAGTTCCATGATTTTCCATAATAACAGCAGAAAATCCTTTGGCAAATTCGGCAGCTATCTTTTCACCCAACTGTTCACTGCCCGGCAAAGCATACGGAGCATAACCAATTTCACCGCAAACTTTTTTTGCCTGGTAAATGATATTGGTATTGGGTATATCCCGTACAATACTGAAGGATACCAATGCAGGCGGGTGAGCATGAACTACTGCTTTAATATCGGGGCGGATATTATAAGTGGACCGGTGAAACGGAAACTCAGAAGAAGGCTTATGTTTCCCAATAATTGTACCATCAGCTTTTACACAAATAATATCATCTGGTTTTAATGAACCCTTATCAATACCGGAAGGTGTGATCCAGATATTTTTATCATCATCAATTACAGAAATGTTACCACCGCTGGTGGTTGTTAAACCCATGCCGTATATCCTTGCAATTACTAATGTAATCTGGTCTCTTGGGTGCATCAATTTCGTGTCGAGAATAGTAGTCATATTTTTTTGTTTATTTAATCAGGAAACAGTTCAATGATTTTGTATTTAAAGGATGAAGCTGTTTCAGTAACTCAACTGTAAAATTGATGTTTTATTTGATACGTTGAGATGAGTGTTGTCAATTTATGGAATGAGTGAAATCATGCAGATTGTAACAGATGATTCTTTTACAGCTCAAATTCCCAAACTGTCCTGTACATACCTGCCTTTTCAATGTAAGTTAAAAAAGAATTATAAAAATTATCTCCACCCAGAGTAGCGCTGTCGCCAATTACAAACAATTGTTCTTTTGCACGGGTGATGGCAACATTCATTCTTCTGTAATCATTTAAAAAACCAATGATCCCTTCATCATTGCTGCGTACAAGTGATACGATAATGGTTTCTTTTTCCTGTCCCTGGAAACTGTCAATGGTGCTGATGCGGAGTTGTTTTGGGAATAATTCTTTGGCGGCTGTTACCTGTCCGGCATAGGGAGAAATGACTGCAGTGGTTGACAGATCAAGCGATTCTGTTTCAATTAATTTCTGAATAATCTGCAATTCGCCTTTGTTTTGCAAACTGCTTCCATCAGGTCCGTGCACTTCATTAAAACCTGAGCCAGCTGTATCAATAAATGTTAGATGAACTCCTTTGTTTTTTAAATGAGCAGCTGTTAATAACAGACTATTGTAAAAATAATTGCTGCTGAACCCTGCAATTACCTCCCGCATCCTGTACTGTATGTTCAGCAGAAAAACAGCTTTTACTTTTTCAATAGCTGTTTCTAAAATTGATCGGTTAAAACCAAGCCTTGCTGCTTCATTACTTAATACAGTAGGAGGGAGTTGCCAGTGATCACCTGCCAAAACAATTTTATTTGCCATTGGAAAAATACACCAGGCTAATGGTTCAATAAATTGCCCGGCTTCGTCAATTACAATGGTTTGAAAGAGGAGATGATTCAGTCTTGCATCATACAATCCAATTGGGGTACCTGCAATTACATCAGCTTCTTCAAATAATTTTTCTTCATTGTAAGCCTGCAGTTTTTTTATTTCTGTTCGGATGTTTTTTACTTCTTTAAACAGAAGATTCCGTTGTTCCCGTTCAGCCTTGCCATAACTGCGTTTATATTTCAACGCCATCTTACGGAATTCTTCTGCTCTTATTTTTAATTGCTTAATTTCTTTCTGCTGTTTACTGTTTGATAGCTTTCCTTCAGGTGTATGAGGAAAAATAGTTTCATCAACTTTACTTGTATTACCAACCCTTAATAATTTCACTCCCTTTTCAATGAGCCCTTTAGAAATATTATCAACGGCAGTATTACTTGGTGCTGATACCAACACTTTCTCACTGTTTTTAATTAATTGAAGAATGGCTTCAATTAAAGTGGTTGTTTTTCCTGTGCCGGGCGGGCCATGTACAATAGTGATCTGTTCATTTTGAGTAATTGCAGTAACTGCCTGCTGTTGACTTTCATTCAGCTTTTGATTTATGAAAGTGAGTTGTGCATTTTTAATTACAGGTGATACAGAAGTTTTTGATGCATCTTCATGCAACTGCTCAAACAGTTTATACAGTGCCTGATTCTTGTCCAGTTCATTCAACACTTTTTTCATGATGCTGCTGGTTCTTGTATCAGGTGCCAGTTTAATTCCAACACCATTATCTTCAATCCAGTCAGGAAAATCGGGAGCAAACAAACGGAACTCACCATTCTTGCCATCTAAACTGATCAATATTCCTTTCACCGGGTCTTCACCAGAAATAAAACATTCAATGGCTGCACCATCTTTAAACATATTTGCTTCGGGTGGAAAGCTGAGTTTAAAACTGATTTCCGGATAGTCGGCGTAGCCAAAGTTTTTCCTCGTAACAATGATGGGGTGCAGGGCAAGTCCTTCGGCTTTCAGTTGCTTTAACGTGTGTTGCTGATCTAAGCTGTAACGCTGTGCCTGTTCTTTTTCCTCCAGGCTGATGCATTGTAATAATGTCTGGATGTGCAGATGCATGCGGTGAAAATAGCAAAAGAGCCTCAATCGGGTAAGAATACTTTGTTTTTTCCTTACCTCTTTTCTATCTTTCCATTGTTAAAATAATTCTATGAAAAGTTTACAGTTGGTTTCTTCTTTGTTTCTTGTTTTTCTTCTGAGTATCAGTTTCAAATCCAATGCACAGGATGCTCCACCCGATACCGTTAGGGTTGGAATTTATATTACCAGTATTCATGATATCGATTTCAAACAAAAGGAATATACAATTACATTCTGGTTGTGGCTTAAGTACAAAAACAGGGATTTTGACTTCGTGAACAATCTTGAAGTACCCCAGGCAAAAAGTGTTGACAAATCCTTTTCTACAATTGACAGCTCAGGTGAACGTGTGTCGATGCAAATGAAACTTCAATGTGTAATGAAAGATTCATGGAGGATTGAGAATTTTCCTTTTGACAGGCAAACACTCAGGCTATCGATTGAAAATTCTCAATTCGATTCAAGTTCACTGATTTTTATTCCAGATACAGTTGGTCAGCATTTTGATAAACGGTTCACATTAAGAGGGTGGACGATTGACAGTTGTATTATATCAAGCAACATTAAAACATATGAAACAGGGTTTGGTGATGAAAGCCTAAAAAACCACAGGCTAAGTACAGTGCTTACCGTACAAGACTGGTGATTACAAGAGATGCCGGTGGTTTATTCTGGAAAATGTTTTTAGGTATGTACATTGCTTTTCTTATTGCCTTTATCTGTTTCTATATTCATGCAGACAGTATGGATTCCCGTTTTGGATTAAGTGTTGGTTCATTGTTTGCAGTAATTGGTAATAAATATATTATTGATTCTTCTCTGCCTGAATCGTCTTCTTTTACATTGGTTGATACTCTGCATGGTATTACACTGTTTTTTATTATGGCAATTATAGCAGCAAATGCCTATTCGCTGAAACTGATAAAAAAGAACAAGGTTGAAAAGGCCGTAAGATTTGATAACCGGATAGCTATACTTGTTTTGTTTGTATATATTCTTTTAAATACTTTCTTTATCTGGCAGGCAGGTAAAGGCTGATGATACAATACCCGGGTGTTATGTAAGTTTAACTGATGTTTTTGTTTAGCGGCAGATCAAGTTTCACAAAACATCAATATTTTAGTTGTTCAAAATTTTTACATGAAAGTTATATACGTACTGATAGCAGGAGTTGCAGGTTTGTTTATGTTTCAATCAATTGCTGTTAAGCAGGACAGGCACTTGATTGAAACAACTAAAAATCAGATCTTCACAGGTGCCGATCAAACCGATAAATATATTTCTTACCTGAAAGATAAGCGTGTTGCTGTGCTGGCTAATCCAACCACTATCATCGGGCAAAAACATTTGGTTGACAGTTTGCTTACCAGAGGTATCAATATTGTGAAAGTATTCGGGCCTGAACATGGTTTCCGTGGAAATGCAAGTGCAGGTGTGAAAGTAAAAGATGAAAAAGATCCCGTAACAGGAGTAAAAGTGATTTCATTATATGGCCCGAAACGCAAACCTTCCAAAGAGGATATGGCCGATGTTGATATTATGATCTTCGATATTCAGGATGTTGGTTGCAGGTTTTATACCTACATCAATGTGCTGAGTCATATCATGGAAGCCTGTGCAGAAAATAATAAGGAACTTCTGATTCTTGACAGACCCAATCCCAATGGATATTTAGTTGACGGCCCTGTGCTGGATATGAAACTGAAATCGGGCATTGGTATGTTTCCAATTCCTGTTGCCCATGGAATGACCATTGCGGAATTTGCTCAAATGATCAACGGAGAGGGATGGTTGCCCGGAAAAATGAAATGCAAACTGAAAATTATCACAGTTGCCAATTACAATCATGATCTGGCTTATACTTTGCCGGTAAAACCTTCTCCCAATTTAAATACGCAGCAAAGTATTATGCTGTATCCTTCAACCTGTTTGTTTGAAGGAACTGCCTTGAATCATGGACGTGGTACTTACTTTCCTTTTACTGTATTCGGCAGCCCATTTTTAAAAGGTAAATTCAGTTTTTCTTATACACCGGTAAGTATTCCCGGTATGAGTGAAACGCCTTTGCATATGAATACAGTTTGTTATGGACTTGACCTCAGGGCTTATGATATCAACAAGCTCCGTAAAGCAAAGCGGATCAATATTCAATGGATGAAAGATCTGTACGCAGCTTTTCCCGCCAAAGAAAAGTTTTTTGACAGGAGCCAGAGTAAGGAGATGGGTGATATTGATAAATTGTCCGGCAGTTCTGATTTCAGGAAGCAAATCATTGCAGGCAAATCAATCAAAGAAATTCAGGATTCCTGGGAACCCGGGTTATCAAAGTATAAAGCCATGCGGAAGAAATACCTGCTGTATCCCTGATTGTATTGCTTTGTGAAACGGTCTGGAAAAACAAAAGAAACATTTAGTAGGGATCTGGATTTTACTGAAAAATAATACAGTCAGGCAGGTTTTGTTGAAGCTGGCTGTTTTCTGAATTAATTAACAGCAATCCGGCAACTCCCGGAATTCCTCAAAAAACACAAAAAATGCCTCTCAGCGGCTTAATCTGGCCGGTTCAACAACTCTTTGTACCGACTCAGTAAATTTGTATATTACAGATAGATAGTTTTGCTTATGTTAGTTTCCGGGAAATTCAGTTGTGTGTGTACAGAAAGCTACAAGTTAATATGAGATTTAATCAACCCTTACAAAATAGAGGATTTTTATTAAGCACCCTTGCTATTTTACTGTCATGTTTTCACACGAATGCACAGGTTTGTCCACCAAACATTGACTTTGAAAAAGGTGATTTTTCAAACTGGACAACCTATACAGGAAATGTATCTGCAGCTACCGGACAAAATCAAATCTTTCTAAGTCCTTCCGGAGGTCCTGTTTTCGATCAGCATGAAATGTTTTCCCGTGCAAACCATACAGGCGTTACAGATTATTATGGCGGGTTTCCTGTATTGTGTCCCAATGGCAGCGGTCATTCAGTTAAGCTTGGTAATAACCAGGGGGGTGCACAGGCCGATGGGTTATCTTATGAGTTTACG
Coding sequences within it:
- a CDS encoding family 43 glycosylhydrolase — translated: MKKIISVILLLTAVKILPAQQMKPATSGNPIVKGWYADPEAAVFGKQYWIYPTYSAAYEEQVFFDAFSSTDLVHWKKHSRIVDTSSIKWAKRAVWAPAIIKKDRKYFLFFAANDIQNNNEYGGIGVAVSDKPEGPFRDYLGKPLIDKFHNGAQPIDQFVFKDKDGKYYIIYGGWKHCNIARLKDDFTGFIPFEDGTVFKEITPDNYVEGPIMFIRKNKYYFMWSEGGWGGPNYSVAYAIADSPFGPFQRIDKILQQDSAVATGAGHHSVIHNPKDNSWYIVYHRRPLGETHHNHRATCIDRMYFDEKGFIKPVKISFEGVGRNTLK
- a CDS encoding AAA family ATPase, with protein sequence MHLHIQTLLQCISLEEKEQAQRYSLDQQHTLKQLKAEGLALHPIIVTRKNFGYADYPEISFKLSFPPEANMFKDGAAIECFISGEDPVKGILISLDGKNGEFRLFAPDFPDWIEDNGVGIKLAPDTRTSSIMKKVLNELDKNQALYKLFEQLHEDASKTSVSPVIKNAQLTFINQKLNESQQQAVTAITQNEQITIVHGPPGTGKTTTLIEAILQLIKNSEKVLVSAPSNTAVDNISKGLIEKGVKLLRVGNTSKVDETIFPHTPEGKLSNSKQQKEIKQLKIRAEEFRKMALKYKRSYGKAEREQRNLLFKEVKNIRTEIKKLQAYNEEKLFEEADVIAGTPIGLYDARLNHLLFQTIVIDEAGQFIEPLAWCIFPMANKIVLAGDHWQLPPTVLSNEAARLGFNRSILETAIEKVKAVFLLNIQYRMREVIAGFSSNYFYNSLLLTAAHLKNKGVHLTFIDTAGSGFNEVHGPDGSSLQNKGELQIIQKLIETESLDLSTTAVISPYAGQVTAAKELFPKQLRISTIDSFQGQEKETIIVSLVRSNDEGIIGFLNDYRRMNVAITRAKEQLFVIGDSATLGGDNFYNSFLTYIEKAGMYRTVWEFEL
- a CDS encoding DUF1343 domain-containing protein, producing MKVIYVLIAGVAGLFMFQSIAVKQDRHLIETTKNQIFTGADQTDKYISYLKDKRVAVLANPTTIIGQKHLVDSLLTRGINIVKVFGPEHGFRGNASAGVKVKDEKDPVTGVKVISLYGPKRKPSKEDMADVDIMIFDIQDVGCRFYTYINVLSHIMEACAENNKELLILDRPNPNGYLVDGPVLDMKLKSGIGMFPIPVAHGMTIAEFAQMINGEGWLPGKMKCKLKIITVANYNHDLAYTLPVKPSPNLNTQQSIMLYPSTCLFEGTALNHGRGTYFPFTVFGSPFLKGKFSFSYTPVSIPGMSETPLHMNTVCYGLDLRAYDINKLRKAKRINIQWMKDLYAAFPAKEKFFDRSQSKEMGDIDKLSGSSDFRKQIIAGKSIKEIQDSWEPGLSKYKAMRKKYLLYP